The genomic DNA acctgcaaccctcaggtttctggcaaggccgctctacccactacgccaagcCGCCCTGCACATGGTGCATCAAATGTGTTATTGGCCCCGTGGTTTCCTGTCCCGCCACAGGTGGACCCCAAGGACTACATGCTGACGGGCCTGAAGGACGTGACGGCCGGCCGTCTCCCCGGGAAACTGAACGGTCAGCAGTTTGTGATCCAGGACTGCGAGAACTGCGACATCTTCGTGCTGGACCACTCGGCGGCGGTCACGGTGGACGACTGCGTCAACTGCCGCCTGGTGCTGGGCCCCGTCAAGGGCAGCGTCTTCTTCCGGGACTGCAAGGACATCAAGTGCGTGGTGGCGTGCCAGCAGTTCCGCACGCGCGACTGCAAGAAGATGGAGGTGTTCCTGTGCTGCGCCACGCAGCCCATCATCGAGTCCAGCACCGGCGTGCGGCTGGCCTGCTTCCAGTACTACTACCCCCAGCTGGCCGCCCACTTCAAGGACGCCGGCCTCAGCGTCTTCAACAACAACTGGAGCAACGTCCACGACTTCACGCCCGTCGCCGGCGAGACCAACTGGAGCCTGCTGCCGGAGAGCACCGCCGTGCTGGACTCGGTGCCGGCCCCGGACTCCGGGTCGGAGTTTAAGTCCGTCCGGATCCTGGGGGACGCGGCGCACAGCATCGTGCCTCTGACCAGGGGCGCACGGCGCAAGGACAGCCAGGAGTCCTGCCTGTTTGTGTTCTTCGCCGGAGACTACGCCACCGCCAACGCCCGCAAGATGATCGACCTGGTGAGTGGGCTCCTACTTCCTCTTTGACTTCATCTGATACGGTGTTGACAacacaaaatataatacaataatatcaATACACATGGCGATGGGCACGATCGATATCAATAACAGaggtatggaagcaaggttggttgcacgaacaaaggcactcgctctctggtaaccgagcaaaacaggaagtgatcactgatcagtgggagtgacacgctaacagccaatcaggtgacagtatcaaccaTCACGTTTGCTTGGTtccttgcatggagtgagaagacaaagtcaaaatgaagaaattgtggataagaAAGGAAAAGTcacttttggatttttttttaaaaaggaccgtagtcagaccaatgtggtgtgtaaatgatgcaaggcaagggcgctaacaccacaccaccttagctcacccttAAAAGCGCAGCTGTAACtccctgccactaaacctgcagaaaatagttctcaagtttctctatgtttacatgtacactaccgctcaaaagtttggggtcacccaaacaatttagtggaatagccttcatttctaagaacaagaatagactgtcgagtctccgatggaagttctctttttctggccattttgagcgtttaattgaccccacaaatgtgatgctccagaaactcaatctgctcaaaggaaggtcagttttgtagcttctgtgacgagctaaactgttttcagatgtgtgaacatgattgcacaagggttttctaatcatcaattagccttctgagccaatgagcaaacacattgtaccattagaacactggagtgatagttgctggaaatgggcctatgtagatattgcaccaaaaagcagacatttgcagctagaatagtcatttaccacattagcaatgtatagagtgtacttctttaaagttaagactagtttaaagttatcttcattgaaaaataaggacattttaatgtgaccccaaacttttgaacggtagtgtattcctAACCTCAATTCTGACCTTCCACTGGTatcgcacctcccctttatcgCTAAAACCCTCCAAAAAGAATAGTTGCACtttcacagtcatgttggaagaggaagggaaggggcccgctccaaactgttcccacaaggttgggagcatggaattgtccaaaatgttttggtatcctggagcattcaatgttcctttcactggaactaaggggccgagcccaactcctgaaaaacaaccccacaccataattcctcctccaccaaatttcacactcagcacaacgCAGTCCGAAATGTATCGTACTCCTGGCAACcttcaaacccagactggtccatcagatttccagatggaacagcgtgactcatcagtccagagaaggcgtgtccactgctctagagtccagtggtgacgtgctttacaccactgcatcccacgctttgcattggacttgctgatgtatggcttagatgcagctgctcggccatggaaacccattccgtgaagctctctgcgtactgtacgtgggctaattggaaggtcacatcagctctgtagcaactgactgtgcagaacgtctttgcactatgctgaccctctctgtcagtttacgtggcctaccacttggtggctgagttgctgt from Entelurus aequoreus isolate RoL-2023_Sb linkage group LG27, RoL_Eaeq_v1.1, whole genome shotgun sequence includes the following:
- the rp2 gene encoding protein XRP2 isoform X1 gives rise to the protein MDFLVPRERKRSGVNSKKSKRKCVEKEELTPTTTTVETTTTSNAVPLGNNSDEAAPKQYSWDKRDKVDPKDYMLTGLKDVTAGRLPGKLNGQQFVIQDCENCDIFVLDHSAAVTVDDCVNCRLVLGPVKGSVFFRDCKDIKCVVACQQFRTRDCKKMEVFLCCATQPIIESSTGVRLACFQYYYPQLAAHFKDAGLSVFNNNWSNVHDFTPVAGETNWSLLPESTAVLDSVPAPDSGSEFKSVRILGDAAHSIVPLTRGARRKDSQESCLFVFFAGDYATANARKMIDLATAAGLVLVQTKEVCMRPEDVKRVFQKQAEEMVQWTSSGPVIAMEMNGEGVVEACKKLASEVFSGAKVFVSEDKHSSCRDVDSFFNFADMQMGL
- the rp2 gene encoding protein XRP2 isoform X2, whose amino-acid sequence is MLTGLKDVTAGRLPGKLNGQQFVIQDCENCDIFVLDHSAAVTVDDCVNCRLVLGPVKGSVFFRDCKDIKCVVACQQFRTRDCKKMEVFLCCATQPIIESSTGVRLACFQYYYPQLAAHFKDAGLSVFNNNWSNVHDFTPVAGETNWSLLPESTAVLDSVPAPDSGSEFKSVRILGDAAHSIVPLTRGARRKDSQESCLFVFFAGDYATANARKMIDLATAAGLVLVQTKEVCMRPEDVKRVFQKQAEEMVQWTSSGPVIAMEMNGEGVVEACKKLASEVFSGAKVFVSEDKHSSCRDVDSFFNFADMQMGL